The proteins below are encoded in one region of Cucurbita pepo subsp. pepo cultivar mu-cu-16 chromosome LG10, ASM280686v2, whole genome shotgun sequence:
- the LOC111803112 gene encoding vacuolar protein sorting-associated protein 55 homolog isoform X2 — translation MFSSSILLQILACALYNNWWPLLSALMYVLVPMPCLFFGGGSTQFLISRDGGGWIGAAKFLTGASTVGSLAIPIILRHAQMIDTGAMFIEFVSFFIFVCTVLCFHRVSLEDDW, via the exons atgttttcttctagCATCTTGCTACAGATTTTG GCTTGTGCACTATACAACAATTGGTGGCCTTTGCTATCAG CGTTGATGTACGTGCTCGTTCCAATGCcatgtttattttttggagGCGGGTCGACGCAGTTTCTGATTAGCCGAGACGGTGGAGG ATGGATAGGTGCTGCTAAGTTCTTGACAGGAGCGTCAACCGTTGGGAGTTTGGCAATTCCTATTATCCTGAGGCATGCTCAGATGATCGACACAGGAGCCATGTTCATAGAATTCGTTtcgttcttcatttttgtttgcaCTGTGTTGTGCTTCCACCGTGTTAGCCTTGAAGATGATTGGTGA
- the LOC111804292 gene encoding sorting nexin 1-like, with protein sequence MEQERSMPGSLLSPRSPSSQPYLSVSVTDPVKLGNGVQAYISYRVITKTNFPEYQGPEKIVIRRYSDFVWLHDRLFEKYKGIFIPSIPEKNAVEKFRFSAEFIEMRRQALDIFVNQIASHHELQKSEDLRTFLQVEEETMERLRSHDSGIFKKKPADLMQMFKSKVSDIVLGKEKPVEESNPEYEKLKHYIFELENHLTEAQKHAFRLVKRHRELGQALSDFGKAAKLLGACEEKAVGKGFSELGAKSEMLSIKLQKEAHELLLNFEEPLKDYVRAVQSIKATIAERANAFRQQCELAETTKLKEINLDRLVLMRSDKAAEAEVEYKELKAASEEATKRFETIVALMNQEIIRFQEQKTLDMGLAFHEFAKGQAHLANGVADAWRSLLPKLEALSVS encoded by the exons ATGGAGCAGGAGAGAAGCATGCCAGGTTCATTGCTTAGCCCTAGATCTCCGTCTTCGCAGCCTTATCTGTCAGTTTCGGTGACTGATCCTGTGAAATTGGGCAATGGGGTACAAGCTTATATCTCATACCGAGTTATTACAAAG ACTAATTTTCCTGAATATCAAGGTCCAGAGAAGATTGTCATTCGGCGATACAGTGATTTTGTTTGGTTACATGATCGGCTTTTTGAGAAGTATAAAGGCATTTTTATTCCTTCTATTCCAGAGAAAAATGCTGTAG AGAAATTTCGTTTTAGTGCtgaatttattgaaatgaGGCGTCAAGCTTTGGATATATTTGTAAATCAGATAGCTTCACATCACGAGCTTCAAAAGAGTGAGGATTTGAGAACCTTCTTGCAGGTGGAAGAAGAG ACCATGGAGAGGTTGAGGTCTCATGATTCCggaattttcaagaaaaagcCAGCTGATTTAATGCAAATGTTCAAG TCTAAAGTAAGTGACATTGttcttggaaaagaaaaaccagtGGAAGAGTCAAATCCTGAATATGAAAAGCTAAAACACTACATCTTTGAGCTTGAAAACCACTTAACTGAAGCCCAGAAGCATGCATTTCGACTTGTGAAAAGGCATAGAG AGCTGGGACAAGCATTATCAGATTTTGGAAAGGCTGCCAAGCTTCTTGGTGCTTGTGAAGAAAAAGCTGTTGGCAAGGGGTTCTCAGAACTGGGAGCCAAGTCAGAGATGTTGTCAATTAAGTTGCAAAAAGAG GCTCACGAACTTCTGTTGAATTTCGAGGAACCCTTGAAAGATTACGTTCGTGCGGTTCAATCTATTA AGGCCACCATAGCCGAGAGAGCCAACGCCTTCAGGCAGCAATGTGAACTTGCAGAAACAACAAAGCTGAAGGAGATAAATCT AGACAGACTCGTGCTAATGAGATCAGACAAAGCGGCTGAGGCTGAGGTGGAGTACAAAGAG TTGAAGGCAGCAAGTGAGGAAGCGACAAAAAGATTTGAGACAATAGTGGCACTAATGAATCAAGAGATCATACGATTTCAGGAACAGAAAACATTAGACATGGGGCTTGCTTTCCATGAATTTGCAAAAGGACAGGCACATTTGGCAAATGGGGTTGCCGACGCATGGCGAAGTCTCCTTCCCAAGCTCGAGGCTCTCTCGGTTTCGTGA
- the LOC111804294 gene encoding protein ORANGE-LIKE, chloroplastic-like: MSMPSIFAPSPHFRLPISHSKPSRYSRTSIFLSLDYRCRKSINAPYRGTFRRSLQICSSSSDGASGSVPADSDNTPSNFCIIEGPETVQDFVQMQFQEIQDNIRSRRNKIFLLMEEVRRLRIQQRLKTLRVTGENDNEEANEMPEIPSSIPFLPHVTPKTLKQQYLTSLLVMWGIIVFGGLIAPTLELKLGLGGTSYEDFIRNVNLPMQLSQVDPIVASFSGGAVGVISALMFVEASNVGKQEKKRCKYCHGTGYLACARCSSSGVCVSADPISLSASSSSRPLRVPKTQRCLNCSGAGKVMCPTCLCTGMLMASEHDPRFDPFD; encoded by the exons ATGTCGATGCCTTCTATTTTCGCGCCTTCCCCTCATTTTCGCCTCCCAATTTCACATTCGAAGCCGTCTCGCTATTCCAgaacttcaattttcttatCCCTCGATTATCGGTGCCGCAAATCCATCAATGCACCCTATAGAGGCACTTTCCGACGATCACTGCAAATCTGCTCTTCTTCGTCCGATGGCGCGTCTGGTTCGGTTCCCGCTGATAGCGATAACACTCCCAG TAACTTCTGTATCATAGAGGGACCGGAGACCGTTCAGGATTTCGTTCAGATGCAATTCCAGGAAATCCAAGACAACATAAGGAGTCGTCgtaataaaatttttcttctaatggAAGAG GTTAGAAGATTACGAATTCAACAACGCCTAAAGACTCTAAGAGTTACTGGTGAGAATGACAATGAAGAGGCGAATGAAATGCCCGAGATTCCATCATCTATCCCTTTTCTTCCCCACGTG ACACCAAAGACGCTGAAGCAGCAATATTTAACCAGCTTATTGGTTATGTGGGGAATAATTGTCTTCGGTGGCCTTATTGCCCCAACT CTGGAGCTAAAATTGGGATTAGGTGGAACTTCGTACGAAGATTTCATCCGCAACGTGAATTTGCCTATGCAATTAAG TCAAGTGGATCCCATTGTGGCGTCATTTTCTGGTGGAGCTGTAGGTGTCATTTCGGCCTTGATGTTCGTTGAAGCTAGCAACGTTGgcaaacaagagaaaaaaaggtgCAAATATTGTCATGGAACTG GCTATTTGGCTTGCGCCCGATGTTCATCCAGTGGTGTATGTGTAAGCGCTGACCCCATCTCACTGTCTGCATCTTCTTCAAGCCGCCCTCTACGGGTGCCCAAAACTCAAAGATGCCTCAATTGTTCCGGTGCAGGAAAG GTAATGTGCCCAACATGTCTGTGTACTGGGATGTTGATGGCAAGTGAGCACGACCCAAGATTCGACCCATTCGACTAA
- the LOC111804295 gene encoding auxin-induced protein 15A-like, with protein MLGKKMVSFKKLAKKVKVRVGTEGEASYNECLLRDQLEPPEDHDSQSPSSTPTGSFAIYVGDERQRFVVPTSFLSHPLFRMLLDKAYREFGFEQRNALMVPCSVSAFQEIVSAVECCNGRFDFGELVEEFL; from the coding sequence ATGCTAGGCAAGAAAATGGTTTCCTTCAAGAAACTCGCTAAGAAAGTGAAGGTCCGAGTCGGGACGGAGGGTGAAGCATCGTACAACGAATGTTTGCTCAGAGATCAACTGGAACCACCGGAGGATCACGATTCTCAGTCGCCTTCGTCGACTCCGACTGGCTCGTTCGCGATTTACGTCGGCGATGAACGGCAGCGCTTCGTTGTGCCGACGAGTTTCTTGTCGCATCCGCTCTTTAGGATGCTGCTCGATAAAGCGTACAGAGAGTTCGGATTCGAGCAGAGGAATGCGCTTATGGTTCCTTGTAGCGTCTCTGCTTTTCAAGAAATTGTGAGCGCGGTCGAATGCTGCAATGGCAGATTCGATTTCGGCGAGCTTGTTGAGGAGTTTTTGTAG
- the LOC111803112 gene encoding vacuolar protein sorting-associated protein 55 homolog isoform X1, which translates to MDLISAVLAGLAFMFSSSILLQILACALYNNWWPLLSALMYVLVPMPCLFFGGGSTQFLISRDGGGWIGAAKFLTGASTVGSLAIPIILRHAQMIDTGAMFIEFVSFFIFVCTVLCFHRVSLEDDW; encoded by the exons ATGGACCTCATTTCTGCAGT GTTAGCTGGGCTCGCgtttatgttttcttctagCATCTTGCTACAGATTTTG GCTTGTGCACTATACAACAATTGGTGGCCTTTGCTATCAG CGTTGATGTACGTGCTCGTTCCAATGCcatgtttattttttggagGCGGGTCGACGCAGTTTCTGATTAGCCGAGACGGTGGAGG ATGGATAGGTGCTGCTAAGTTCTTGACAGGAGCGTCAACCGTTGGGAGTTTGGCAATTCCTATTATCCTGAGGCATGCTCAGATGATCGACACAGGAGCCATGTTCATAGAATTCGTTtcgttcttcatttttgtttgcaCTGTGTTGTGCTTCCACCGTGTTAGCCTTGAAGATGATTGGTGA
- the LOC111804297 gene encoding probable small nuclear ribonucleoprotein G: protein MSRAGQPPDLKKYMDKKLQIKLNSNRLVVGTLRGFDQFMNLVVDNTVEVNGNEKNDIGMVVIRGNSVVTVEALEPVNRMQ from the exons ATGAGTAGGGCAGGCCAGCCTCCGGATCTCAAAAA GTACATGGACAAGAAGCTCCAGA TAAAACTCAATTCCAATCGGTTGGTAGTTGGAACTCTTCGTGGGTTTGACCAATTTATGAATCTAGTGGTTGACAACACCGTGGAAGTGAACGGCAACGAGAAAAATGATATTGGCATGGTG GTGATCAGAGGCAATAGTGTTGTCACCGTTGAAGCACTTGAACCTGTAAACAGAATGCAATGA